A segment of the Fusarium musae strain F31 chromosome 2, whole genome shotgun sequence genome:
GATGAGCATAATCAAAACAACCATCATGAACAAAACGTCTCAAATAACATGACAGAGGTGGGCATGGCTGCTGAGACTAAAGATATCTACCGGAAAAGCAGTTGGGACCCTTGGCAGGAGTGGACGGACGAGGAGATCGGAGTCGCTGGAAGACCATCTCAAGCTTCAGCCAAATACGCGCTCATTGTCCGTCGTGAGAAGGAACATGGTGAAATTGATGAATCAGTTCTCTCCCTGCATTCTATCACAGTGCAGAGTCCACTGCTCAAAAAGATTCTCGGTCCGGTTTTCAAGGGTTACAAGggtatcaacaccaacctcaagaagctcgaatTCCATGCGCCTTTTCGAGAGTTTTTCTATAGATGGGAGGAATTTAATCAAGCAGACCCAAGGAAAGATTCAACCGAAGCCTCTGAGGAGTGTTTGCATTACAAGCTTCTGGCAGATATCATTCATGCCGAGATCAAGCCGCGTATCGAACAAGCCACGGATCTTCTCGATAATGGCGTTATATCGTTTGATTATGTGTGGACACTTTTTGAGCCTGACGTCGAAGTCTACACTAAGATCGAAGGTCGTGATAGGCTGTTTAAGTTGCTCACTGGTAATTATTCCAAGACACCAGAAGGAACGGTGGCATACGTGCTCAGCGTGCGGTTTATCGACACCGATGGAGATACCTTCGGGTACACAGAAACAAGCTTGACCATATTACCTTTTGAGAACGTCATGCCAATCTTGGAGCTAGCGGTTATTCCGGCACGTCTGTGCCCCGATTTTGATCAAGTCAGGGAACGACTCGTCCAGCGTGGTCGACTATTTGAGAGCTTGCAAGGGATCAACCACAAGATGTATTCTGGTATGTATAGTTTGTCTCATACGGCTTCAGGGATCCCAAAGCAGCGTCATGTATGTCATAAGCTCCGTGAATTCCTTCTTCGGCCTTCTGATAATTGTGTAGGTGACAGAGGAGCGGATCATCATAGACTGCAGAACATTCTTATGGTTCAATCGTGGCACGACTGGTCCACTTCAGCCACTTGAGTCTACGAAAAGCTTTGTGTTTCGTGGTAATGAGCtaagccatgatgaatcggTCGATTCTCTCGCTCATAAACCTGTACCAAAAAGACCATACGCCACAAGAGTTCTGAGCAATGGCTCAAAGACTTCAAGTACGTATTCCAACCTCAAGGTGACTTGAAGGCCTCTTGCACCAGGATCTAGAGGTTTTGCTAAGTTGATCAACATAAGCTAATCGTCTCAGAAGATGTATCCAGGAAGGGACTCTCCGAAAACCAGTATGCACTATGTACGAACGTCGTGAAAGGATTTTGTTTGAAAACTAAAGAATGGGGTAAGTTGAACCAAGGCATATTCCCAATCCTCTCTGCTTACCTGAAGCTTAGGATTATTcgatgttgagcttgtcaaagacGTGATATGGAGCTCGACTGCCTTTGATCAACTAGTGCTGCCGCATGATTACAAACGAATTATCCAGGCATTTGTTGGTGCTCAGATGTCTGGCTTAGACAACTTTGATGATGTGATCAAAGGAAAAGGTAAGGCAAGCAAAATGAAATCATGATTGAATTTGACTGATCAAATGCAGGACGGGGAATAATCATGCTTCTGAGCGGAGAGCCAGGAACTGGGAAAACCCTTACAGCAGAATCTGGTAATTACTACGATACCCTGAAAGTTGGCTACACATTGCTAATGCCGTTTCTTCCTTTTAGTTTCCGAGATCATGCAAAGGCCACTTTACAATATGAGTGCTGCCGAATTGGGTGATGTTGCACAAGAAGTTGAGCAGAAGCTAGACTGTGCTCTCGAGCTCTCAACGAGATGGGGAGCAGTCCTCCTGCTTGACGAGTGCGATGTCTTTCTTGAATGTCGAACTACCTCGGATATCAAACGAAACAAACTCGTCTCGATTTTCCTCCGACTTCTCGAATACTTTGAGGGTGTCATGTTTCTGACGACCAACCGAGTCTCGGCGTTTGATCCGGCCTTTGAGTCTCGAATTCATCTCACTATTCACTATCCCAATCTGGATTATACGAGTAGACTACACATCTGGAAGAAATTTGTGAATAGTAGCAACGATGGGAGTAGTCTTTCCAAAGGTGAGCTGGACGAGCTAGCTGGTGTCGAGCTTAATGGGAGGCAGATAAAGAATGTGGTCAAGACGGCAAGACTCCTTGCAACGCATGAGAAGACTCAACTGGCTATGGGTCATATCAGCACGGTTCTGAGGATCAAGAAAGGGCTAGCAGGAGGGTCGTGGTGACTAAGCCCCAAGAGCAGAGATCGGCACGTCTTGGTTCACATCGTAGAGCGGTTCAAGATCGCTATGAATAGATCCTTTGGCCGAATAATAAAGTCACAATATTAAAGTTCACAGTAGGTCACATCCAGCGCTTCGTAAAACGGCCCTTTTAAGCGCTCACCGTTCGAACCGCTTCGGGTGCTATTGGAGGACCAACATTGAGACAACCTAACACTCAGGCGACCAACCGGAAAAGTCGTTCAGGTGAGGGCAGAACTTGTACGGCTCCGATAACAGGTTACCTGGAACAAGCTTCCATCCTCCTCGAGGGCAGAATGGTATTTATCTAAGTTATGGTTTGGATCTTTTGTTTGCTTTTGAGTCTAACTATATGACGTCTTGCCGACGCGCCTTGTCATATCGTGTTGTTTTGGGTGGAATTCTGTAGCTTTCTTTGTTAGTTCCGAGTGTTTTCAATATCGATCATctagttaaaaaaaagatatttatctAACGGCCTTGTGATGTAAACGAGATCAATCACAATCTACAGAACGTTCATAAAAGAAAACCAGAGAGCCAATGTAATATACACAGGGATGGAATTTTAGGGTAATGGGACGAAGAGGATAATCAAGAATAGGTAGCACAGCAGATGATAGATATGTTTGTTTTACATTTCCTCTTCATAACAGGGGGGTTTTGGACTAGGCGGGCCTCCTGCAGTCTCCGGCTGAACTCTGACATAGACTCTATATCATACATACAATCAAACTGAACTTTCTAGGTGTGACATTAAGATACCGGCTTCTTACAATACAGAGTAACTTGGGCAGTAGCTTTACACAGAATCCTTCAAAACCTCTTCAATCCAGAGCCACAATCGCCTATCTCCAACAAATCCAGGGTTCATCTCAGACATGAGCGTCAACTTCCTCGCCACAGCCAGCCTGTCAGATTTGTCACTAGAGAAGACTTCCTTCTCTCGTTCcttgacatcttcatcaGGCAAGTCATCTTCTCTCAACCTAGAGAGAAGCTCCTTATTAGCCTGGGTCATCGCCCGCTGATAAAACAGCCGACCATAGTCTACCGAGTCCGGTGTGCCCtcggtcttggccttgtaaaCAAGATCGTACAATCTTTGGAACAAGAGAAGGTCTTGACCAGACAGAAGACGCACTAAACGAGAAAGACACCATATCATCTCACCTCTCTCCCACATATCTCGGCTGATTTTCAGTGGACCTCGAGAAAAGCCAGCCTGATAGGCAGATGTGAGGGCTGGTGAAGGTTGCTTCGAAGGACCTGCTAGCCCTGGAGTCGCCAGTAATTGGGAGATTGGACCTATTGTTGCAGAGCCCCAATCAATAATGCATGTGATGTTTAGGTCATCATCGACGAATATGTTTCCAGTGTGAAGGTCGGGATGTGATAAGGTGAAGCCAGTCGAATCATTCGACACCACTAGTGGCAACATTTCCTCCAGTATCTGACCTGCGATGCAGTAGTCCAGTCGATTCTTGCTACCCTCTAGTttgtcaccaacaacaacgaaATCACCCCTTCTATCCGTAGCTGCCTTGAAGCTATCCCATGATGGATAATCAGCTGGTTTTGGTAGTGGCGAGAAGAATAAGTAAGGCGTTAGTGGGAGCTCCTCTGCATGAAGGTAAGTGCTGATATCAAAGACCGAAGGTAGGAACTTTCTTTAGCAAAGGGTCCTCGTTCGACATCTGTTTCTAGGGCGTCCCTTGATTGCCAGGTGAGAACAGGGGAGAGGCATTCACCAACGGAAAAGCCACCGTTATCGTCTTCACACAGCGACCCGATCTTATCAAAGGGGATCTGTGAAAGATGAGACATGATGGTACCAAGCTGATTCATTAACCTTTCTCTGTCTGAGTCTGAAAGCGAGAGCTGTAATATAGGATGCTTGATATTGGAGGGCTGGATTGAAGACTCGGTCCAGCGGTAATCTGACAAAGGACGACCAGAAGCTTTGCTCTGAAGAATATACGGTATCCCGATATCGTTTTCATGAGTGCCACTGCATTTTCTATCATTATGAAAGCTCTATTGATCAGGCTTGGGTGTATCGTACCTATATGAGTAGACTTTGGGAACAGGAATTTTGACAATGAGTTCCAGGTACCTCAAAGTACTCGCTTCACTAACGAGTATCTTAGAGGCGGTTTCATCTGAGAACATATTGGTATCGTAGCGCGGTGATCGCAACACCCATTCAACCCCATCATCGAACGTGAGGAATATAACCCAGTTCAAGCTACCGCTCTTGGGGACCTTGGACTCATCGCAGGTACATGGTCGACCTCGAAGTTTCTCTGCAAGCAGGATGAGCGCTTCGAGATTGAATTTGGCAAATCGGAATATCTTGGACCGAGGCGGCTGTTTAGCCATTTTTTCTAACCCAGAGATGTAGATGATTCTTTGTTGTTGGAGTAGAGGAAATGGAAACTTGGGAAAGGCGTGTTGGTGCTGGGGTATGATAGATGCAGTGTCACGTGGTGTGCTAAAAATCAGGTAGAGAAACAAGATGTCACGGCGGTTAAACGAAGGACTGTCACCCAATGGCAGCTTCGAGTTCGTAAAGTGTAAAATGAATCACATTAGTTTTACATTCCTGTTATTTCAGCAAAATAGGAAAGATATCTTGTGACAAACACCAAGGTTATGTGAAACCAGGTTGCGTGTCTAATGTGAGCCACCGAAGCAGATGAGTGATAGCCCAAATTACCTAAGCCTCCAACCCTGAACAGCCAAGCTTACCTACCTCCGTGCCGGAGAAATAATGACATAAAGACACATAAGAAGCACCTCAGATAAGGAGGTAATTAAATGCCCAGAAGTTTGACATCATCAGATCGACACTCGCTAAGTCGTTCTACCGTTATAGTCTCCACTCCCCGATCTCAATAGTAGCAGCTCCAATCAGGTCTACACAAAACCTCATCAATGCAACCAAGACAACCAATGAGATCCTCAAACCACGCCACGATGTCGAAttacaccaacaccaagataAAAACTTCCGAACCTCCACGTGGATTGCAACCAACGTTAGCATTCGATGCTTACAATCCTTATCTTTCCTACTGGTCACTCAACAACGTCACATCGCTACCTCTTTCGTTGACCGTGACACCAAGGACCCAGTTACACCAGGCCAGGGGCACAAGAGTGGTGATGCAATACACGGGACGAAACAACGTGTACAGGCCTGGCCTGTTTGTTGGCTCCCGGCATCTCGGCGGCAACATGAACGATGACGGAGGCGGGGTTGGGATGGAGGTCGGGAGAAGCTTAAAAAGAGACATATGCGAAGGATAAGCTTGTTTTCTGTCTCTATCAACGGCTTTTGTCATAGTCAATATGAGGTCTGCTGTGATTCTTTATGCTTGTGGCTTTTTGGCTACAGCTGTGACAGCTGAGTTCGATGGCAACTTGAACTACGCCAGTCCCTCTCGTCGTCATGCTCGTCTTGGGATCGATGTTCCTTTGGTTAAGCGTCGATCTCTGAAGCGTGGTAACACTCCCTACGATGCTTCTCAGCTCGACTTCACCCATGGAGTAGCATCTGGAGATCCTTGGCCTCAGAGCGTTATCCTCTGGACTCGTGTTGCACCCTCCACCAAGTCTGACGACAGTGAGACGGTTGTGAACGGCACCGCGGGACATTACAGCCATGAGACTGAGAATTACATCAAGGCTGATCCTCACCCCATTTGTGTCGAGTGGAAGGTTTATGAGTCCAAGTCTGCTTCTGGAAATGGGAAGCCGGCTGCCAGTGGACGAGCTTATACTACCTCTGATATTGACTACACTGTCAAGGTGAGCATGGTCTTTTGAAATCGAGATTGAGATAATTAACAACTTTCAAGGTCGAAGCCGATGGCTTGAAGCCCCTGACAACTTACTACTACCAATTCAAGGTCTGTGACTCTAATGTCAAGAGTCCTGTTGGTCGCACCAAGACTGCTCCTACCGCCAATGATGACGTCTCTGATCTGAGCTTCGCTGTGTTCTCTTGCAGCAACTACCGTAAGTCCAGTTCTTGGTTTGAAAAGTTGGGAGCTAAAACTAATCATTTTAGCTAACGGTTACTTTAACGCCTATGGCAACGCTGCCAGAAAGGACGAGCATGACTACGTTATCCATCTGGGAGATTATATCTATGAGTACGGAGCCAATGGCAGCCGGGCCAGCCAGCCTTCCACTGAGATCTTTACACTGCATGACTATCGAACTCGACATGGACAGGTCAGTCACCACGGCATATTTCTAAGGAAATTCGCTTACCTGGTCATCTCACCAGTACCGCACAGACCCTGATCTGCAGCTTCTGTCTCAGAACTTTGCTTGGATCCCTACTTGGGATGATCACGGTAAGTCCCGCGGGCATATCCCTAGGTCTGTCTGACACCTTGTAGAGTTCGCCAACAACGGCTACAGAGATGGATTCTCTGGTCTTAACAATACCGAAGAATCCTTCTTGAAGGAGGGTCGCAAGGTCACCGTCGACACTCGAAAGGTTAACGCTGTTCGAGCTTACTTCGAGTGGATGCCCATCCGGTAAATATCAAAACCAACCCTACTACAAGCTTCAGCTGACCTCCGTATCAGCCAAACTGATCTCGACGACGGACTTCGAGTCTGGCGATCTTTCCAAATgggcaagcttcttgatctcatcatccttgacacTCGAAACTACGACCGcagcatcaccagcctcGACTGGAACGACAACTACATCGACATGATCCGAGACGATCCCAGCCGCACCCTCATGGGAGGTCGTCAGGAGAACTGGTTCTATCGATCCCTTAGTAAGTCTAAGGACCGAGGTGCCGCCTGGCGAATCGTTGGCAACCAAATCATCTTCTCGCGCATCACGGAGGATTGGGGTAATGGCGAAGTTCTTCCTGGTGATAATTGGAGTGTAAGTGAATGATCAGTCTTCTGGTTTTGTTCCAAATACTGACCTTTGAAGGGTTATGTCGCCAACCGAAACCGAACTCTTGAGCACCTGTATGATAATGACATTGGAAACAACATCTTCCTTGCTGGAGACAGCCACCAGAACTGGGTATGTATCATTACCAACCtcatctcaactcaactGACGTATAACAGGTCTCGGATCTCGTTTGGCTTGGAACCAAGGAATATGATAACAAGACCGGTGCTGGAAGTATTGGTGTCGAGTTTGCTGGAACAGCCGTCAGCTCTAATGGAGTTGGTGGCCCTATCGAACCTGCAGCCGGTAAGGCTGCTCGTGCCAGAGTCCAGAAGAACCCTGAGCTTCAGTGGCAAGAGGGTTACTATCGAGGATACTTCATTCTGGATGTGAATGCTAAGCAGGTCTCGTCCCGATTCTATGGTAAGTTTCAAACGCCTGGTCACTCACATGAGTCTCACTAACACCTTCAGGTTCTCCATCTGTTGCCTCTCGCAACTCCTGGGATATTCCCCTCGCTAACTTCACCGTCGTTTCTGGTGACAACCACTTGAAGCGTCCTGTTGCTGGTGGTCGTGCTGAGTCTGGTGCTCTTCGCTATGGAGAGGTCAAGCACACAAATCTCACTCTCAACACTGAGACTGGCGAGTGGAAGAATGTCGGCTTTGACACCATGTACGTCAAGCATGATTAAAGAGATTTCAAAAGTTAAAAAGGACCATATAATTATGAATCGGCTATAAAACAGAGCCTAATAAACCAATTTCAGTTTTGAATGCTATATATGAACTAGAAGGGGACGAAGCATTTTGGGgggtaataaagaaataataagcCAAATAGTTTATCATCTTAACCAGCTGCTCTCCAGTCCCTCTAGCCCTCATACTCCTCAGGCTCACCCTCGCCCTCGtactcctcaacctcgtcgTCGATCTCAGCATCCTGGTACTGCTGATACTCGCTGACCAAGTCGTGCAAGTTGGACTGGGCCTCGGTGAATTCCATCTCGTCCATACCCTCGCTGGTGTACCAATGCAAGAAAGCCTTGCGACGGAACATGGCGGAGAATTGGTCGTCGACGCGCTTGAAGATCTCCTGGATGGCGGTGGAGTTTCCGACGAATGTGGCGGCCATGGGGAGACCTCTGGGGGGAACAGAGCAGACGGAGGTTTGCACGTTGTTGGGGATCCAGTCGACGAAATACTCTGAGTTCTTGGTTTGCACCTTGAGCATCTGGTCTTCGATCTCCTTTGTCGACAGCTTACCGCGGCTGATCTCACGTTAATTCATCTCATTTCATCTCTTTTCATTTCATGCATCTTTTCAAATCAAAACTTACAAGATCGCGGAGCAAGTGAGGTATCGACCGTTGCGGaaatcagcagcagccatgacGTTCTTGTTATCGAAAATCTGCTGAGCAAGGCTGGGCACGGTAAGATGTTGGAAGCCCTGCATCTTGCGGCCGGTCAAAGGCGCAAATCCAACCATGAAGAAGTGAAGTCGAGGGAACGGAATCATGTTGACGGCCAACTTGCGCAGGTCAGAGTTAAGCTGGCCGGGGAATCGGAAACATGTCGTCACGCCGGCCATAACTGTCGAGATCAGGTAGTTGAGATCGGCGTAAGAAGGATCAGCGATCTTCAAGGTCTTCTCGTAAATGTCGTACAAAGCCTCGTTATCGATACAGAAGGTCTCATCGGAGTTCTCGACAAGCTGGTTCAATGACAACGTGGCGTTGTAAGGTTCGACGACGGTATCAGAAACCTTGGGTGAGGGCATAACGGAAAAAGTAGCCATCATACGATCGGGAAACTCCTCACGGATTTTCGACAGAAGAAGCGTTCCCATACCGGAACCGGTACCACCGCCCAGAGAGTGGGTGAGCTGGAAACCCTGAAGATGGTCACAGTTCTCAACCTCGTGTCGCACAACATCGATGGCCTCCTCAACGAGCTCAGCACCTTCGGTGTAATGACCCTTGGCCCAGTTGTTACCGGCGCTGGCATTTCCGGCGACGAAATTGTCGGGGCGGAAAAGCTGGCCTAGAGGACCGGCGCGGATGGCATCCTGAGGACCGGGCTCAAGATCCACAAGAACCGCGCGGGGCACGTACTTATCCTTTGTGGCCTAAAGAGAGACGGTTAGTGAAAAAAAGACGGTGAGTGAGAGAGATTGGAGAGACGCGCCTCGGCGAAGTAGACGTCGATGCGCTCTCGCTGCTGGTCGTCGGTTCCGTTGTATCTTTGAGAGAATGTTAGGTTGAGGCAAATAAGGGTCACCGACTCTTCATTTCACTCACGAGCCGCTACCGTCAACGCCATGCTCCCCAGAGACGGTTTGCCTGATAAATCGTCAGTCTCTGCACTCAAAATAATCGCCTGCAGTGGTATCTACCAGAAACTGGAGCCGACTTGGTTGCCCTGCAATCATCAACTCAACACATGTCCCTCAAAGCAGAAAAATTGGTTGGGTGGCCCTTACACATTGGCCGACTTGAACGTGCACCTGTCAAACGGGGGGTAGTTAGCCTCAGGTCAAACTCAAATTCGCCAGGGACGAAAGAAAAAATCCAAGTCTCACAATCTCACGCATTTTTGCTGACGTTTGCCTCTTACGCGTACGGGGGGTGCGTGTACGTTACGTGGTGAAGTTATCAAGGAGCTGAGCTGGCTTGATTGAGGCTTTGCCAAAGGACGACGACTTTATTGACCAAGTGATAAATGGTGCCTAAAAAGTAAAATGAGTGAGAATTCCGGTGCCTGGCGGTGAAAAGGCGGTAGCCTTGGTGTGGTCTGATTATGTACATAAATTGGCCTGCCCAAAATTTTGCTGATATGGAATAAGCTAATTTCAACTGTGCCGGATAACTGAATAATTGTGTGCTGTCTTTTTTGCTAGAAAAGTGGCGGGGTCTTTTCGTTGCTGTGGTTGCTGGGTCTTACAGCAGGGTTGCCGCTGAAGGCAGCCGTATTTTCTGCGCTGTGGAGATTGAATTGGTAGGTGCTTAGGGGTCCCTTTGATTCTAGGCTACCGTATTACGGGGGGACAGCGCATCTTTGATGGAGGGGTCGAACACGGGGGGAAATCTGTTCTGCTTTCAACGATATCAGGGCTGGCGGGCGGaatttgttgttgttatctCGCTTCTCCTTTTGTGGCAAATTGGATGTTGACCCCATGCAATTTGAGGTCCAAATTACGCCAACGCTCCAATGAGCTAGCTGCAATCAAGCCCCAGATATGTTGTCTCGAACTAATTCCCAACTAGCAGTGGGCTTACGATGTAGATTTCATTAGTTGGATTATGTTTCAGGAGTATGCATAATCTATCTGTCTTTCAATTGTGCAAACAGGATAGATTGCAGTCGGGGTCCTTTTAATGGACGTCTAGGGTAGCCACCCCGACATCATCAATTCACAGCTTCATTATGTTTAGAATAGCATCATGATCCTTTAATTCCATGtttgtttttatttatttttcaATATTGACTATTGCTGCGATATGCCAAATGTTAACTTGAGAACTAAGTGACTGCTAAATGTTCCTTTCTAAACAGCGATAATGAATAAAGCTCCCTTGCACACACGTTGTTACCGGACGTTAATACTCCATCTTATGTGAAGATGCAGCAAAAACTTGGCAACGGAATTGTGCCGACTGGTCAATACTGATTGATAGCTGACAGTTTCAACTAACACGTGCGGCTGAAAGCCCAACTTAGCTTGGCTTAACCGCCACAATGCCTATCTCACAGCTTCACAAGCcccctcatcaacaacatctcaAAATGACAGAATCAAGAGCCTGGGTATTCTCAGAGCGAGGTCTACCATGGGATGTCCTCAATCTTACAAGCCAACCTATCTCAACTTTGCCACCTCCTCTTCCCTTACCAAAAGACGTGCCGGACCCAGAGGAATGGATTCTTGTCAAAGTGGCCTTTGCAGGCTTGAATCCAGGTGCCATATTCCAGATGACTCTAGTTCCGCCATTCATTCGAAAACCAACTTGTGTTCCTGAGATGGACTTTTCAGGCACCGTGATCGATGTCTGGCATCCTGATGACGAGTCTGGATCGGCACAGTCGAGGAGATTCAATAAAGGTGACAAGATTCTTGCTATGTTGCCAGCCAGCCATACTCTGCCTACGGGAACAGGTGCTTTGGCTGAATATGTTAGGATTCCAGCTAGATATGCTGTGAAGAAACCAGAGGGCGTGAGCCTTGCTGATGGAGCTGGTTGCTTACTGCCGGGCTTGACAGCACGACAGCTTGTGAATGAGTCTGGTGCAAAGACCGGCGATCGTGTTTTAGTCAATGCAGCAAGCGGTGGAATCGGCTCTCTGGTGGTACAGATGCTCCGAATCGTTGTAGGGTCTGAAGGATATATCGTTGGCATCTGCAGCGGTAAGAATGTCGAGTTGGTCAAGAGTCTTGGTGCAGATGAGGTGAGTTAAGCGTTGATTGAAATGGAACGACAATTAACTCGCTTGACAGGTTATCGACTACACGCAACATGATCATCTATCTAAGTACCTCGCGGAAAGATTCTCATCAGAgcccttcaacaccatcatcgacACTCTAGGCCATCAAGCCCTATATCTCGCCTCACCATGCTATCTTGTACCCGAAGGCAACTATTCGTCCGTTGGAATCAAACCACCCACGTTCTTCGTCCCAGACTTCCTGCGCGCTGTGCTGCAGATGAAACTAAACGA
Coding sequences within it:
- a CDS encoding hypothetical protein (EggNog:ENOG41); this translates as MREIATKDKYVPRAVLVDLEPGPQDAIRAGPLGQLFRPDNFVAGNASAGNNWAKGHYTEGAELVEEAIDVVRHEVENCDHLQGFQLTHSLGGGTGSGMGTLLLSKIREEFPDRMMATFSVMPSPKVSDTVVEPYNATLSLNQLVENSDETFCIDNEALYDIYEKTLKIADPSYADLNYLISTVMAGVTTCFRFPGQLNSDLRKLAVNMIPFPRLHFFMVGFAPLTGRKMQGFQHLTVPSLAQQIFDNKNVMAAADFRNGRYLTCSAIFRGKLSTKEIEDQMLKVQTKNSEYFVDWIPNNVQTSVCSVPPRGLPMAATFVGNSTAIQEIFKRVDDQFSAMFRRKAFLHWYTSEGMDEMEFTEAQSNLHDLVSEYQQYQDAEIDDEVEEYEGEGEPEEYEG
- a CDS encoding hypothetical protein (EggNog:ENOG41) encodes the protein MPISQLHKPPHQQHLKMTESRAWVFSERGLPWDVLNLTSQPISTLPPPLPLPKDVPDPEEWILVKVAFAGLNPGAIFQMTLVPPFIRKPTCVPEMDFSGTVIDVWHPDDESGSAQSRRFNKGDKILAMLPASHTLPTGTGALAEYVRIPARYAVKKPEGVSLADGAGCLLPGLTARQLVNESGAKTGDRVLVNAASGGIGSLVVQMLRIVVGSEGYIVGICSGKNVELVKSLGADEVIDYTQHDHLSKYLAERFSSEPFNTIIDTLGHQALYLASPCYLVPEGNYSSVGIKPPTFFVPDFLRAVLQMKLNEWWPVSPWLGGVGRKWLGTSMMSPTLEDRQAVAEMLGRGDIKLVKDSIWPFEETKEAYKKLGGLHARGKILVKVDDQVGDDDC
- a CDS encoding hypothetical protein (EggNog:ENOG41) produces the protein MRSAVILYACGFLATAVTAEFDGNLNYASPSRRHARLGIDVPLVKRRSLKRGNTPYDASQLDFTHGVASGDPWPQSVILWTRVAPSTKSDDSETVVNGTAGHYSHETENYIKADPHPICVEWKVYESKSASGNGKPAASGRAYTTSDIDYTVKVEADGLKPLTTYYYQFKVCDSNVKSPVGRTKTAPTANDDVSDLSFAVFSCSNYPNGYFNAYGNAARKDEHDYVIHLGDYIYEYGANGSRASQPSTEIFTLHDYRTRHGQYRTDPDLQLLSQNFAWIPTWDDHEFANNGYRDGFSGLNNTEESFLKEGRKVTVDTRKVNAVRAYFEWMPIRQTDLDDGLRVWRSFQMGKLLDLIILDTRNYDRSITSLDWNDNYIDMIRDDPSRTLMGGRQENWFYRSLSKSKDRGAAWRIVGNQIIFSRITEDWGNGEVLPGDNWSGYVANRNRTLEHLYDNDIGNNIFLAGDSHQNWVSDLVWLGTKEYDNKTGAGSIGVEFAGTAVSSNGVGGPIEPAAGKAARARVQKNPELQWQEGYYRGYFILDVNAKQVSSRFYGSPSVASRNSWDIPLANFTVVSGDNHLKRPVAGGRAESGALRYGEVKHTNLTLNTETGEWKNVGFDTMYVKHD